Part of the Musa acuminata AAA Group cultivar baxijiao unplaced genomic scaffold, Cavendish_Baxijiao_AAA HiC_scaffold_1138, whole genome shotgun sequence genome, tcccttcaacatgaagggtaaaaaccatagaGCAAACCAAAGATAATCCActctaagaataatgaatatacaaatctcataatcttttgcccaaaactcaagcaataatctcaagagaataactgagatacaaggattacgtcactatgcacaatatccaaattctccctaagtaatcacagtaagaatctactgtagatctaatctaacctgagatgagaacactgcttggataattgagaatagtctctctgtgttgtccttatcttcttctttttccttctcttgtttttttGCTTAACAGCCTAGTAAATCATATCCAAATaggatattaaaaaattatgcacgccatgatgcgtagttgccgcttttggataatttgaagaggATGAGTGCTGcaacattgatggtgataaggctTATATATTGAGAAGTGCTATGATTTCTTGTAGGAACAATAACTGGAGCATTAGAGATAGATGATGAAGACATTTTGAGGATATAAATCTACAGGAGCACGCAAGTGGTCAGTTATAGAAAGAGAATCGAAGATGACTATGACGAGGTGTAGTGGGCCATGCTTCTTCTTGGGCATGATTGCTACAATGATCAGAGAGGAATAATAAAGGGAGTGAGGAGTTGTTGAATTGGAGGAGTGTGCTGAACTTGAGGGTAAGGACTAGACGGCGTTGtgggaggttcgtgtgatgagatcggagagatactccagtgatgtatgtttgtTGAAGTAGCTTGCATGGTAAGATGTTCatgattttgaaaagaaaaagaagactttacaaaaataacataacgttatataaagactttttgagtttgggGTTATAGCATCAGAAAGtgttatgttcaagagaatatcctataaaaatgtaaggcttagatcgtggtgttagcttatatGAGGCATAAAGACATAGCCATAGATAACATAGATAACCAAAGACTttaagtttatgaaggtttggagaCTTATGGAATAGTTTTTCAAATTGTGACTGGTATTggaggactggagtgagcatacgattaatgagatagactACAATTTAAAAGTCTAATgaccaaaaagttggtggcatagaTGCCTAATGTAGAAGTGTAAgactagtttcaactatatgtcgatacTTATATTCGGTAGAACCAGCTAATTGGCCACCATCGGTCGAATTCACCATGTCAACATCATCCGGCTTCTAGACTTCTGCTACGATATGAACATCATCCAGCTTCCAGGCTTCTGATGTGAGGCACGCTCCGAGCTTTGATCTACGAAAGGTGTTGGCAACAGGTTACAACCCAAGATTTCAATAGCGTCTCTTTGATTGGCAAGATCTTATTTATGAAAGGACAACAACATCTCTTTGATAGGCGGAGAGGGGTGGCGTCGTTACTCGTTGGAGCTTATGCGACAGTGGTGGAGCTCGAGGACTTTGGAGGTCATCTGATGACTTCGTCGTCGGAGCTACGGTTGAAAAGGCTAGAGTGCGAGAATGCAGCAGCGAAGAGGAGCAGCAGTGCGAGAACGCAGTTGTTGGTGGTGTTGCACCTGAGCCTGATGGCGGATTTGGCGGTAGCTCTAGAGAGGGAGTAGCAGTCAATGAGGAAGGAAGGATAAACCTTGCTCTAAGGCAGTAGTAGCTCTAATACCATGATAAGTTGAATTGTAATGATAAAAGTACATAGATATTCGTTAACTGTCCAGCAAGATtttctcatgcagttgaggaaattgtTGGAGGCCATAGGCCGATATTATGGATGAGGAGAGTAGTGACGAGAGATTAAAGTCGCTCTACATTTACGTCGATGCCAATATAGTCGTCGAGCGATAAAAGGGTACTAATGTAGATGTTGAACAGTTGTCACTCTACATCTATGTTGGTACTGATGTAGATATCAAGCGGCCCTTTTGACGCATATGCAGAGCGACGAAAGGATTGCTCGACAACTATGTCAATGTCGACATAGATGCAAAGCAACCCTTATCTTTTGTTGCCACTCTCCTCATCCATAATGGCCACTTGTGGCCCCCAACGACCCATCGTCCATCaccatcaataaaaatattaaaattatttttttacttttatttttgtattttcgttGGTAAGATGAACAACATTCGTGTAAATGAACTTAGATGTTTCACCTTTGTAACTATATGGGATGTCAACATAACTCTTTTAAGTTGTAGGGACTGAAATTATATTTTCTTAGTTTCTAgataaaaatttaattatattcaaaaAATACTATGATTAGATTCCATCATTGATAACTTATAATCAACAGCTATATCTCTCTTTGTCCAAACTATAAATttacaataatattttttatttaaattacaaATCTAATTAATCTTAATCTTAATCTAATTAATGCTCCTCTgagtatttaaaatataattccgAGAACAAGGAATTAGAATACCATAGAGAAGAACATAAagcaaatatatattatatagtaaAGCGGGAAGTGGGCTCGGTGGCCGAGACTGGGACAGGGCACAGCGGCAGCGGCCGGTCGGCGCCAGGACCACAACGCACCACCGCGACACTGGCGGTGCCAGAAGGCGACACACCGGCGCCCGCCTCAAGACGGACGCGTGTCGAGGCCTCCCGGCCGGCCGCATGTGGCCGAGACGTGGCGGGCGGTTTCCCGAGAGGGCTGGTGTGGATTCCGTCCCTCTTCCGAGCCGCCGTCATCCGTGGCGTCGTACAGTACGTGGAAACCGTGGGACATCGTTCTGCTGGGACGCTTGGGTGGGAACGTTTTGGGTGCTGGGGAAACTGATGGTACGATGGTACCATCACGTGGCGAGCTTCGACACGTGACACGTGCATCACGTGGGTTATGAAATATCCGCATGTGCGATGGTATCCAATATGAAATCATGGGGACATGACTTATTCGCTCGATCATATCATACTGTTCATCGAGGACAAGAAAGAGAACAGGAGAAGGATTCGACATGACCGATGCAACGAGAGCAAAATAACAtcaaactttttttctttttgaagggATTACTATAACACCCtaatttaatctcatattaaaaaataattgaatACTTGAATTAGCTAATAAAAATTTCTAGTTGGACTTAAATATTTTAGTTGAgacttaataaattaataatcgcATCGAGCTTGCACTAAGATTTGATTCTGGATGAGGATGTCAATGTCCTCATttgtttaattaaatataaaaagaatTATACCGCATGTCACGAACATTCCTACCGATCGAGATGTGAATCGATACATAAATGATTATCGTTTCAAGTGATCCAATCAAATTCAATATAACAAAAGTTAAAATAATGGTTAGGACTCGTAAACATTAgtgattcaatcaaattcaatatAACAAAAGCTAAAATAATGATTAGGGCTCGTAAATATGAGATTTCTTCTTATGAGACATATGAAATCGACACTGCATCGCTACTATTGTTCGCAACCATCTAACCACCCCTTGGCACACTATTGTTTGACATTCCtaatcttctttcctcttctcatTTCTCGTTCTTTCTCCTTCGCTacatcttcctcttctcctccttagtGTTTGAAACATTGATACCGACTAATACGATCACTTCCTCATTTCCTTACTTTCTTTTTTTCACCTTCCTCCTTCACCATACCCTCCTATTTCAGAAGGCATCTTGAAGCTCTCTCCAAGGTGATGGCCATCTCTGCGTACTCTGATCCCATACAGATCTTGAAAATGATGGTTGCGGCACAGAGGGAAGGGAATATCTTTAGAGCCTCACAGCTTGGTTTTCTCAGAAGGTTCAATTTTACATAGATTCAAGCCTGTAAGGCAGCAGAGAGCAACGGTGCAAACATCTCGAATGCAGCGACAAGTTCTGTTTGATTAATTTTCTTGTTTATAGAGAGCACAATTGGGACTCTTCTACTCCTTGAAACAAGTAACAGATAGCAGAGACATGATTCACAGCATGTCCAAGGGAGGATACAGCCCCAACAGATCCTAGCTGCTACGTGACTAACCCATTGCATACTTCTGGGTCCAGCTCCTCGCGGAAGCTTCATACTTGTTCCGATCAGTCTTGTACATGTGTGCAATCTCTGGGACCAAAGGATCGTCGGGGTTTGGGTCTGTCAAAAGAGAACAGATGGAAAGCAACACCTGAAAGAACACCAAAGCAAATATCAAACATCAGTTATTTTTTATCGGTCTTATCCTTCACTTACAAAAAAGTATCATATGGAAGAACAGCAAACGACAATGTTGGACGCAGGTTGTTATCGCAGCCGAATCAACCTACATCCAGGTTTTCACAAGGAGCAATGGAGACCGGTTTGTTGTAATCAAGTAGCATACCATGGGAcgatcaaagaaaagaaaataatgaacATCAGCAACCGGTCACATCTCACCAAGTCATTGATAATCAATGGCAATTACTCTCACTGACACGATTACCAAAAGATAACAACAGATGCTTGAATTTATGCCACACAGAGAAATCTTCAAAAATACTTCTATTTAACAGATGCTGTTGAATAGTTTGCCAAAATATGCTATGAGTGAATACCGCCACTTAGATCCTGGAAAATTTTAATGCTATAAAACACCCATTAAATGTTAATCTACAATAAATTTTGACCATGAAAGAATATGCACAAAATTTAATAACCTTAGAGATTGTCAACGCAGGACTCCACTGCTCCTTCAAGATGTCAAGACAAATGCTGCCATTGCTGTTAATATTTGGATGGAAGACCTTTGTCCTGAATGCTACCTGCATAGTACAGATTTGAGGCTTAAGGGAACCGAAATCACTTCTTATTTTAACTGTGATATGTGTGTTGTTAAGTATTTAATGAAATCAAGGCACAAATTACTTAATCTCCATACACAGGCCAAGTCCTGGCATACCCATTATGCCCATTAGAAATAATGCAACAACACTAAATCAAAACAAATGATGCTTATCCCTTTTCTTTTTCCACTACTAATTTACGGTGGTGAGTATTATGGGAACTGCAACCTGACTGCTACCATATTCCAACAACAAGCTACAGTAGCTGGGATAGGAATGTTTCTTAAAGTTGGGTCCAAGTGGCTTTCCTGCTTCATTTGTTGTTGATATTGCCTATAAAATTCTAATGATCCGCCTGATTCTGTTTGTTTAAATATAATCAGAAAAATCATATAACATCATTATTGGAAGAATAGTCCTCATAGGGTGATTGTTGACAAGTATCTTCTATTTTACAGTAGACTTacagaacctgtcgaaatttgttTTGGTGTTCAAGCTCTAAACGATGAGAAGATACAAATGCTTTGACTTTGAATGCCTTTCTCAAGTCTGTGCTATAGAAAATTTGAGGAACACCACTAATCATTGATAAACTCTCATGACTAACAAGTTTATAGATTGGTTTTAGATTTTTTTCCTCCAAATCTTGTAGCGGTGTATATTAAGTTGTTACACATGGCCAATGGGTTAATAATTATCAATTTTGTACTACACCCTTTGTGCTATATTCTTCTTGGAGAGCAACTTGTTTTTCTTCATAAACAAACTTGGGATGTTAATCACTCGTCATAGGTTGTGATTACCACATCCAATagctcaaagatgatgtcaagtcaATCATAGACCTCATgaacttttctttttctctttcttataAACATATCCATGCCAACCAACATccattttttaatatttgtagCAGGGTGTATATGCATTGTGCCCTATCCAGTGCTCCTTACCTCCTAGCCTATTTCTACATTCATGTTTAGTCAGAGGTTTGGAAAACAAAAAGCAAACCAGTTTAACATCCAATATTAACAAGAAAAAAGAGTTGTTATAGTTGCACCCTCCGAAAACAAAAGTAACTCTAAACGACAAGACATATCGAGAAGCTTAATGATGCAGTACCTTAGGTGGTTTGAATGGATAATCAGGAGGAAAGTGGATGGTGACAAGAAAGACACCCCCAGCATAAGGACTATCCGGAGGACCCATTATTGTTGCTTGCCAGTGAAACATGTCTTCTGCCACAGGACCTGTAAATTCCAAAAAAATGCAACttatggaaaaaaaaataaacgTCAAAGTCATGTAGAGATGAAGTTACCAGTAAATTCCAAGTTTAAGGTTCACCCACATCTAAGCATTATGATCACAAGAATTGAATAAACTATCAAGCTCAAAATAAGGGTTTTTAGTTAGTGATCTTCGTTTGATAAACTCTAAGATGCTTGTGAgcatccaaatggatcaattaatAATAAGCCGTAAGGTTCCAACTATATAGGCTTCAGCTACATGGATCCTTTCCTGCCATGGGTATCTACAAATTTCATCTCAATGGATTAACCATGcactaaataaaaaagatgacTATTAGGATATTATCAAGCATATATTGCTTGGACCGAGTGATATTAGTCCCTTTTTATTCATTTCAAGTATATAAAAAGAAGGTCCACAATAATTTAAGACAAGACATGTGCATgccattaaattaaaaaatacccATGAAGAACAATTGGGAGAGAGAGCATATAAACTAGATCCATACTCAACACGACAACAAAAACTAGTTTATTGTCACTAAAAGCAGAGCCACTAAGTAGTGAGGTTAAACAATGGTTAACGAATTCATAATAGGTAATCCACGCTAATGTATCAACATCTGCAATAAAATTAATCATTTACTTAGATTAACATTATCATTCAAGcaaaaaaatatagatatatacatatgagcacaagatcaatttttttttatttttgacaacCTTGACAGCAGTCCTCGCTTTCCCCTGAACCAACCGCACTAGAACAACATGTTTCGTTGTTACTTTTATGGTAAGATCTAGCATATTGCCTATGCATGAAACGATATGAAATCAAAAGGCGAATAAGCAACCACAACCAAAAGCAATAAACCATTGAATTCTTGAAATAATCAATATTGACAAATAACAATCTGAAAGAACAGCCATAAAGCGACCATAGTAGACAACCAACCCTGTCACATTATATCCCATTTCCGTAAGTCTACACCTAATCCTGCAAAAGCTGAGCGTCTACCATCTCAAGAAAAAACATTCTGCCACCGGGAAAAATATAGGTTGCCTTATCTTACTTCGGTCTGAAATTTGGTAACTGCTATAAGACCAGACACCACAAACACAAGTCCAAAAACCATATTATGAACCACAACAAGGTTTCCGGCTCAATTCCCTAAATCACCACATGCAACGCGAGAAAATAGTGAAGTCGAATCATTTCATATCTAGAAAACTCAGGTAATTCTTAGAATATGGCAGCTTTAACACCAACAAAAGCTCCACCCCCACCATACGAGTCCGGGTCGAAAACCTCAACAGCTCATCACAAAACAAACGGggaacaagggcaaaactatctggaTCCGGCGAGGTTACCTGCGCTGCAGGACGTGGGAGGATCCTTCTGGAGGTCCTTGAGCTCCTTCAAGATCCGCTTCGAGGCCATGAACGCAgacctaatgcccctgcagcaacCCCGAATCGATCGGATCGCCgagggaaggaggagaagaacaATCCGATCGCAAGAAGCAGCACCGGATTGGAGGTGGGGAGGAAGCGCGCTCTTATAGGAATTCTTCGGGTCGTCGTCATCCGCTCCTTCCCGCACGCGGTTTCGACGAACAAACGGCGAAAGCGGAAAGGTAATAAGGGAAGGGGGAAGTTTCGTAGCGATACATCCATCCACCGAATACGTACGCGTGTTTGCCGTATTGCATACTCGTATATTTGTACGACGGGGGCCGATGATGTAACGATGACGACATGGTGGATGATGTGATCAACCGTCTATCAATCACATCATGTAGATATCAAAAGGTTGGTTTGTATTCCAATTTTAGATTTAACAAAATACAGCACGAATTTTTTTTCCATTGACTTtacaatttttaatatatttattaaattgtAATGTATTAAATTGACTTTACAATTTAGTCAATGAGTAGAATCTAATAAATTAGAATTTTGATAGTTTATCGTAAAGCACCGAACTCAAATTCGATatttttatccaaaaaaaaagtcatgacaaaaaataattctctcttatatataatattattattacctTAAGTATTTATTAATCATTGGATAGGCTCCCAATACAAGTCTAATAAGAATTTGGCACATTAGCCCAACATTAAATCCGAATCATTTACAAAAGTGTAAATTCCCAAGAAaagctttttcttcttttagGTTTTGCTGAAAAAATATcctcatttttataattatgtgATAGTATCCTTTTTAACCTAATACtagaaatatctttttttttctcgttTTCCTATAGACGGATCGATCGATAGGGTCGATCagtccaattataatatttttatactatgttACGATATTTTTtagtaatatcaaaaaatattataatgtaatactgagttatagtattttttagtaTTATCGAAAACATTGTAACAATGTTGTATATTGATTACCAAGTTTGACATAATAATATTAGCTCAAGTTTTTTTTTGTTAAGTTATTTAAATATTATGCtagtgctatatatatatatatatatatatatatatatatatatatatatatatatatatatatatatatatatatatatatatatatatatatatatatatatatatatatatatatatatatatatatatatatatatatatatatatatagtgtttaaTTGTTGCACTTGAAATGTTGTGGATTTGGGGTTTGCAATGTGTGAGTGAAGTTCCAGAGAATCCAAGAAGCAGGCCACCATAAAATATGGGCAAAATTAGTGCAGTTAATTAACACACCTGACTGGCTTCAATCATTAAAAATTGTAAgccaaagaaaaaaggaaaaaagaaacacaATTTGAAGCAATAATGCCAGTGATTTATTTTGAAGACTATCTCTAGGATCCACATCATCTGTGAGATCCTAAAATTTGTTTTTCTTCTATCTGGAAGAAGAGAAGTGACTCGACTACGATATATCTACTACCGGAGACACTTCAAGTAGCTGTTGTTGTCAGCTACTCCAATCCTTTTGTGAtgatagaggaggaggaggaggtgatgaTAAAGTCAGTCACGGTGCAGTAGTTCCATCCTCCATCACTGCCTTTGTTCTACTAATGGCGGCAGATGGCATCTTGCTCCTCCCGGCCCAGGTTGTGCCCAAAGCCTCACCTTCCTCTGCTTTCTGTTCCATCTCCTCCATTTTCCTATTCCTCGTCAACCTCATGATTCCCATCCCTACCAAACCCACCAAGAGAAGCCCAACCACTCCGCTCCCACATGCCACCGCCCAAACCCTCCACGTCGTCTCCCTCGCCGTGTCCGGAGCCGAGCTCGCCACGGACGACGGCACGACCATGGTGAAGTGCCCTGTCCTCGTCGCGGCGCAGGCGTTGTCCGACGCCGCGTCGGCGAGCTGCACCACCGATCCGTGCGGCCCGAGGCGGGCGCACTCGATCGTGGCGTTCAGTCCCGCCGGCAATGTGACTCGGGGGAAGGTGATGGAGATGGGATCTCCCAGAACTCTGAGCTCCAGCTTCCGGGTGGCGTTGGAAGTGGAACCACACGTTGCGTCGTAAGCGAGGCAGCCGACGACGGGAGCGAGGAGGGAGTAGCCGGGGACGTTGAAGAAGGACGACGACCGGTTGCCGAGATCTTGGTGGACGACGACCAGCCGCCTCACGAACGGGACGGTCGTCGTCCTCGGAGGGACGTGGAGGGAGCCGAGACGGGCTCCTCTGCTCCACAGATTCCCGCTCCTCATCCTTTGGACAGAAGCTCTGACGCCGGAGAGACTCGAAGGAAGAGGCACCTCGTATGCCACACCTGTTCGACCTCGAGATAACAGGTCGAAAGCACGGTCGCGAATCGTCGAATCCAAGGACTCGATCGACATGGTCGACGAGTCCGTTCCAAGGGCGACGAGcaacaaggaggagaagaggagagaggtGACAGGCCAACACGCCGCTCTTGGGCCCATGAGGCTGCAGGAAGAAGAGACTGCATACGTCGATGAGGCTCCGACTCCAAGCAAGCAAGGAAAAGAAGGTGGAGTTCCTTTATCTCTCCTTCCAAAGGCTGTGTGTCTGATTGAGGCCTTTTTGTCTCTCCCTTTACTATCCAACTTTAATCAACTCTATCCGTGAAGAGATGGGGGAGGAGGGCACAGAGATGGGCTGGATTGGCTAATATTGCAAGATCTAAGAGGCGAAGAGAGATGCAAAAGGTTGGAAATGGTATCAGCAGGGCAATTATAGCCATGTTGTACGTGTGGCAAGTGGAGGGTGACAGCTTGGATACCGCCGTCAATCTCGTACTAGTTGGTCAATGTGATCAACATCCATGATTGGAACATCAACAGTAATCCTGTCCAGGTTTCGTCGAGGCATATCCACCTTCTTTCTCTCTGAGCTCTGCAGTCCAATATCCATTTGttcctaaatatataaatataaatatatagatatgtatgagATAAGGAAGGATGAGGAGGACCAAACAATGTATTGGAACCGGGTGACAAAGATTGGCCATGGAATCTAACAAGTCTCTTGGAGGATTGTCAACATATTTAGCCAAAATATGTGGTCCAATGAAGTCATATAAGCAgggaatataatataataaaccaACAAACTAGAAAAGTATGCAAAGTACTAAATGGATATTTGAGGTCCTCCTCTTATGTGAGTGAGACTTGAGGAGTCGTCGTCTTATCTAACCACTGTTCTTgatataaaaaagaaagaatatgCAATGAGATCTCACGAATGGGATTTACCTCAAATATCCACGAATGAGATGATTTTTAGTTGTTTCTGTGATGATCAGATTCCTCGCTGGTAAACAAAAGACAGGACACGAGCAATAATGCGGTTTGAATGAAATTTgtacaacaaaaaaaattaaccaAAAAGATTAGGGAAAATTTCTGACAGCATTTAACCAGAATTGGAACAGATGTACTAAAATTGGCAGTATGAAGGGGGAAAGAGGGGGGCTTACTTACAGTGCCTTAACCAACCTGCCAAATGGGTCAGTCCTTTTCTCATGTAAATAGATCTCCAACACAAGGCTGTATTCTTTTACTCCCAAAATAGTTCTTCAATTTGAGGTCAAACCTGAGCCCAAGCAGATCAGTGTAGATTAATGAATCCAACAGGACCATAAAAGATGAAGTCAGATTGAAGTTGATAACACACAACCAATCCAACCTGGAATTTGAAGAAGCCAGTCAGGGAAAATATCCACATGCCATGAAACTGAAAGATGTCACGCTGCATAAGCTGCTGGATAAATAACTGAAGACGATAATAATTATACAGATTCATTAGTTAGGAGCGGAGTTAGTGAGCAAAGGAACTTTCGCAATCTCATACATAATATTACATGACCATTCCCCTCCCCCCTCTAAAGCTTTGGTCGCCATCGtagggtaaaaaaaaaaaaaaaaccatggcaAGACACCCTTACATCCACCCCATGGCATTATGGGGAGTGACAAGATGACAAAGCAtcaacatttcatttt contains:
- the LOC135582971 gene encoding ubiquitin-conjugating enzyme E2 10, whose amino-acid sequence is MASKRILKELKDLQKDPPTSCSAGPVAEDMFHWQATIMGPPDSPYAGGVFLVTIHFPPDYPFKPPKVAFRTKVFHPNINSNGSICLDILKEQWSPALTISKVLLSICSLLTDPNPDDPLVPEIAHMYKTDRNKYEASARSWTQKYAMG
- the LOC135671240 gene encoding uncharacterized protein LOC135671240, with product MGPRAACWPVTSLLFSSLLLVALGTDSSTMSIESLDSTIRDRAFDLLSRGRTGVAYEVPLPSSLSGVRASVQRMRSGNLWSRGARLGSLHVPPRTTTVPFVRRLVVVHQDLGNRSSSFFNVPGYSLLAPVVGCLAYDATCGSTSNATRKLELRVLGDPISITFPRVTLPAGLNATIECARLGPHGSVVQLADAASDNACAATRTGHFTMVVPSSVASSAPDTARETTWRVWAVACGSGVVGLLLVGLVGMGIMRLTRNRKMEEMEQKAEEGEALGTTWAGRSKMPSAAISRTKAVMEDGTTAP